Proteins from one Nakamurella multipartita DSM 44233 genomic window:
- a CDS encoding nuclear transport factor 2 family protein produces MTLSTQTMTDEQRKALILEYFNTFDRGGIRSTGEPILSLFADDCMVWFPKWGLAKGVDEVGQMFADLGSTFEWIDHTTSHLNFVFSGGTTVAVEGLTRGRHRDGDWQAGRPQWGAGRFCNIFEIWDMKIQRLHIYLDPDYAGRDTDRYPWLARELSAAR; encoded by the coding sequence ATGACCCTCTCGACCCAGACGATGACCGACGAGCAGCGCAAGGCGCTCATCCTGGAGTACTTCAACACCTTCGACCGGGGCGGGATCCGCAGCACCGGCGAACCGATCCTGAGCCTGTTCGCGGATGACTGCATGGTCTGGTTCCCCAAGTGGGGCCTGGCCAAGGGCGTTGACGAGGTCGGCCAGATGTTCGCCGATCTGGGGAGCACCTTCGAATGGATCGACCACACGACCTCGCACCTGAACTTCGTGTTCTCCGGGGGCACGACGGTCGCCGTCGAGGGCCTGACCCGCGGCCGGCACCGCGACGGGGACTGGCAGGCCGGCCGCCCGCAGTGGGGCGCGGGCCGGTTCTGCAACATCTTCGAGATCTGGGACATGAAGATCCAGCGGCTGCACATCTACCTGGATCCCGACTACGCCGGTCGTGACACCGACCGCTACCCCTGGCTCGCTCGCGAACTGTCCGCAGCGCGCTGA
- a CDS encoding metallopeptidase family protein: MAVQMSMDAFEDLVAEALDLIPPEFTRAMDNVVVLVEDRHPTQNLYGLYHGVALTSRTSSYSGHLPDTITIYRLPILAHAHDEQQAREQVATTVIHEIAHHFGIDDDRLDELGWA, from the coding sequence GTGGCCGTACAGATGTCGATGGACGCGTTCGAGGACCTGGTCGCCGAGGCCCTCGACCTGATCCCGCCGGAGTTCACCCGGGCGATGGACAACGTGGTCGTCCTGGTCGAGGATCGTCATCCCACCCAGAACCTCTACGGGCTCTACCACGGGGTCGCCCTGACCTCGCGGACGTCGAGCTACTCCGGGCATCTGCCCGACACCATTACCATCTACCGGCTGCCGATCCTGGCTCACGCCCACGACGAGCAGCAGGCCCGCGAGCAGGTGGCGACCACCGTCATCCACGAGATCGCCCACCACTTCGGCATCGACGACGACCGGCTCGACGAACTGGGCTGGGCCTGA